The DNA region CGCATCTATGATATTAATATTCGCTTCTGCTCTCGCTTAATACTAGTAGAGAAACTAAGGCTAGAACTAATCAACAAATAAGCGTGTGTTACTAACTCGTAATTTGTAATAATGTAGCGATTGTTAATCAGAAGCTGCTAGTTTAATTTTACTTTatgtttgttgttgttccttTGTTTTATACAATGTTTGTCCTTTATACATACGAGCTCGAATTAGTGTTAATTATAATCGATCTTTGCCTTAGTCAGACTGATAATCAGCAAAAGTTCCATCCAAACATGCACACTCTCTCTTACTTTTCCCTCTATCTATGTATTTCAATCTCTGTCGATCACTTTCGAAGTTCTCAAACTGATATTCAATCGGAATTTATTGTCGCAATCAAATTAATAGAGAATTAAACGCTAGAAAAATCCCATTCaataatttcgaattaaaaaTGCTCATTAGAATTCCCGGAATATGACGAATAGTTCAGCAattttgattaaatggaaattcttttaaatatatgAGAGAATGCACATGAATTCTAGGGTAAAGAAATAGGATGTTATCtgtactttttttaatgtactgaACTATCCaaagagtttttttttttaaatagctGAATATTAAGTTAAATATCAACAGTGGTGTTAATGGTAATGCTTTgcttaaaatcaaaaatgaaTGTTCAATATCAAATATTTAAGTTCTTTTGTAAACAAGTTAAAGATAAAGTTCGGATAATCTTATGATAATGCTTGGATAACATCGAATTAAAATTCGTTTTGGGAATGCAACTGAActttgaaaacattttctattaaatattatttttaaacgaGTTAAGACCctataacaaattatttggAAAACATTCTTGGAACTATGTGTATCaattaactttaaaatatgtcTAAGAAAACCTGCGGAAATAACCAACTTTGGTTGGACACTAACTCTTTTTGGCAAATACCTTACACCCGGAACGCTTTTCATTTAGTTGACCACCTGCTGGGGATTCCACTGCGGACCCCGGTGCTGGAGATGGagttgctggtggtggtggtggtgctgctgcgtggaggaggatgaggatgcGGAGGAGCCGCTGGCCACCGCCAGTTGGCGTCAGAGGTAGAATTCCGGGGAGCTTTGGCTATCGCCGCCGGCGGATGCAcctgctcctcctccgccCCCATTGGCGGCGCCCACTCGCTGCAGGCGCTGCATGAGGGCATCCCGCTCCTGGCACACCCTCGAGTACTCCACCTTCAGGCGGTGCAGATCCTGGTTGAGCACCCTATTGGCCTTCTCCAGTTCGTGGCGCTGATGAAGTCGCTTCGACCGGCAGTTCTGGGCATAACCGCGATTCTTCAGGGTGCGCCGCTTCTGCTTCAGACGCACTACCTCCTCGCGTGGACAGCCATGGAGTCGCTTGTTCAGCTCCCTCACCGTCAACGTGGTCAGCATGTCATCGTTGAGGCAATCCTCCAGCGTGGCATTGCTGTAGGCACCGGAACAGGTTCTGGGTGACATGTTGTTCGAGGATCTGGTCGAGCTGGCGGAGAGTGGGCGGCAGGGTTGCAGCGCAGCCCGGGTGATCACGCAGGATCCACCGCCCACGCTGCCGGGACCACCgctgccactgccactgccacCGCCGCCTCCACCtccgccgctgctgctgccactCCCATTGCTGGGCACCTGGGGCAGACAGGTGGGCGTCAGGGAGCCCGGAGCACCGCCATACGAATTCGAGTGCATATTGATGGGCGTCAGATCCAGATTGTGGAAATGGTGGTGATGGTGGTGCGGATATTTGCCCTGCTGCAGCACCACCTGGTGCGGATGACCACCATGACCATGCGGATGATGATGCTGCGCCTGCATCAGCGGCTGTCCGTGGTGATGGTGATGGGCGGCAGCCGCCTGGAGGGCATAATCCCGCTGCCTGTCCCACTCCTCTGCCTCCTCCTGGGAGCCCGGATAGGGAAGCGGTCTTAGATCCAGCGGCTGTTGATCCGCCCTTATCGAGTTCGTCAGCCACATCATGTCGTGACTTAGTCCTGCGCTCACCGAGGCCGCTCCGGCGGAggcagctgcagcagcggcggcggcagcggcggaAGAGGCAGATACGGAGCTACCCGGAGTACGGGCATAGTGGTGGGCATAGGTCTGGgccggacaactgctgctgcCCGTGGGCGAACCCACCACGGGTGGCGTTTCCGGCGGCGTTGAGGGCACTCCACCAGGTACACCCGCTCCCGCCGCTCCCGAGGATGTGTTGACCAGGATCGCCTGTCCGGGCAGCGGACCATATTGCTCTGGCGGCGGCGACAGTGGATGTAGGCGTCGCTCG from Drosophila subpulchrella strain 33 F10 #4 breed RU33 chromosome 2L, RU_Dsub_v1.1 Primary Assembly, whole genome shotgun sequence includes:
- the LOC119547771 gene encoding transcription factor MafB — its product is MKMEDPTINDTYVQEFDLHHLEVGGNGAGPAHGGPHVTTIGHVKREDHSPPQPVAVKWTTIHGEPTNPEDEPESLPLSGPEPAGAVEVSPSPHIKLRSFSGQHQWHMDERRLHPLSPPPEQYGPLPGQAILVNTSSGAAGAGVPGGVPSTPPETPPVVGSPTGSSSCPAQTYAHHYARTPGSSVSASSAAAAAAAAAASAGAASVSAGLSHDMMWLTNSIRADQQPLDLRPLPYPGSQEEAEEWDRQRDYALQAAAAHHHHHGQPLMQAQHHHPHGHGGHPHQVVLQQGKYPHHHHHHFHNLDLTPINMHSNSYGGAPGSLTPTCLPQVPSNGSGSSSGGGGGGGGSGSGSGGPGSVGGGSCVITRAALQPCRPLSASSTRSSNNMSPRTCSGAYSNATLEDCLNDDMLTTLTVRELNKRLHGCPREEVVRLKQKRRTLKNRGYAQNCRSKRLHQRHELEKANRVLNQDLHRLKVEYSRVCQERDALMQRLQRVGAANGGGGGAGASAGGDSQSSPEFYL